A segment of the Hippopotamus amphibius kiboko isolate mHipAmp2 chromosome 8, mHipAmp2.hap2, whole genome shotgun sequence genome:
CCAAGCATAACTTTGGGATGTTgggactcatttttttttaaatcaaacataTTAGAATGTATGCCTCCAAACAAGTGTCCTTGTATCATCTTcttgggggtggcagggagagagaagggatatACATGCATTCCATTCTAATCCAGGTGGGAGAGTTACCTTATTGATGTGTGGGAAAATTTAGGACCCAGTAAATGCAGGCTAGTCACGGGTCCCTGTAGAGGCCAACACTACCTGGCTTGTCTGAATTTCTccctaatttttttctccagctccccacccccacaccccacatcTTCACCCTCTCCCTGCTCACAACCAGCCAGGCTTTCCTTCAGCTTCTCATCCTTGAAGTCACAGGTCTTTCTGCCCTGATACTAGGGCCCTTTACCACATTCCTAGGAAGCTCCCTGGTATGACTCCCTCAGGTCTCTGACAGTAACCTCTCGTTCCCCACACCTGCTTCCCAGTTCTTCTCTAGAATTAAACGGACCCAATTCCCTGGTTATCACTTTCTTAGCTTCGTTCCTCTGAATGTTTCTTTGCCCTTCCTGAGCCATCTGGGAGGAGGCAGATGCTCTGTCTCCAGCTCAGGGATGAATTTCCATCTGCAAAGTCTTCATGCTTATGGTACGAGGGAGAGAACTTTGGTTTAGGACAAAAAGGGGTATACAAAACTTGTGcagctgggagggtggggatgtTTGTCCCAGAGCCAGACCCTGGAAACATGTTTCTAACGTGACCACTCTAATAAGTGCACAAGATCCTTCTTAATCAACGTGCTAATTAGCCACCAGAATAGAAATGAATAAGGAAGTACAATCCTCCAAATTTGCCAGTTATTCTCTAGGAAACACACACCAAAGATCAGTCTCTGGGAAATTATGTTTTAAGAGGTTTGTGCGGGAGGGGCTCTCCGAGAAGGGTCAGACCCTCAACCTTAATCCAGAGTTAATTGAATCGGGCCTGGAACCAGGCTGGCTGGAGCCAGAGACTCTCACAATCAGATCTCCAAtgagtgaccccccccccccacggttCAATTCTTCCCACCTAAAATGCATCCTGAAAGCCCCCTgggcaggagaaaggaggaaaggccAGGCAAGGGACAGCTGTCATTTGTTCAGGACAAGGTCATCCCTGGTCCACACCATCCAGAGACAGTCGCATACTCAGAAAGGCTTCTCATTCCTGCAGGGGCTCCCTGAGCTTCtaaggggtggggaagaggatggAGCCCAGGCCGTGTGCGCTGTTGCACAAGTCTTCACAAGGAAGCCACAACCACCGCTGATCCTACCTCATGCTCTCTGAGCTCAGCTTCCCTTTGTCTTTCTTGAAACGAAAAGCAAGCCATGTAGAGCTGAATTTCACCAAAACAACTTCAAATACTtctgaaaacaaatttacagaaaaagagataaaaggaccAGTCTGCACAAAATTGGCACAACCATTTATGAGCGTGAAGAAGGAAAAACTGGTTTATCCCCTGACATTTAGCACAGATTGGCAGGAGGGGATAAAAGCATCGCAGGTGTTCAGTTAGGATGCCGGATATCTGGAGCTGTATGGAATTTTCCCTGATTCCAGCAGGACACATATCCTCCGAAGAGCATTGTCCCCAacttgcgggggtgggggtaggacCTCACAGGTGTATCCTTCACCTTGCGGTGATGTCCCCCAGAGTCGCGCTTCTCAAATGTGCCTGCTGGTGGCGCTCTGACTGCAGAGGAGGATGAATGCGCCCCCAGGGTCCACTCAAAGGGGCCACAAACAGCACCCATCTTCTCCAAGGTCTTCACATGCGTGAGAATTTtgcattcatatttattttcacagaaaaatcAGGCTTTAGATGGTTCCATGGTTAACCTAGACTTTATCCCTGGGAACGGAGCACACAGACAGGAACTCGAAGTCTGGACCAGGGTCAAGGACAGGATGTGACCAGGACTGTGCTGCCCACAGTGGGGTAGATGGTGAGGGCAGGGATACAATGAGGGTGCGCTACAGGGTGCTCCCCATCCAAGGTGGGGACTCAGGCCCAGGGGTTGGGAGGTGCCGTGGCCAGTCTGGAGAGTCATGGGCACAGTTCTTGGAGGGTGTCCTTGTGCCCGGTGCAGGCCAAGCTGAggtgggaggggacttccctaATGGCTCTGCCCATGCTCAGTTGGTCCAGCTTTTTCAGGATCTCACATAACAGGATGGGTCCTCTTTTCTCGGGTTAGAAACTGTAGTCCTTAGAGTTCCTGTCCAATGAGAGAAGACTTTGATGGGAGATGGGAGCAGCAGGCTTTGTCTGCCTCACCTGGGGGCCAGGTGGGACGATGGCCCATCACTCCCAGGACAAATGTCATCATATCTTTTTCTATCACCAGTCTGTCTCTGGCTGGAACTCTGACAGCTAAACAGACACACTTCTTGGTTTACAAGTGGTTATTCTCTCTCTGCAAGTATTAGccaatatttagtttttaatcatAACATAGTTAATGCATAATTTTGCTTGCTTCAcagcaaattaaataaagaaCTGGCAGCACATTAAATGAATGATTACATTGATTACTTTTGTTTCCTCCAAGGCTTCCAGTAAAACTGAAGCTCCAGGCAGACGCACCATGTCTATCTAGGAGCTCCAGACACCCCCAGGGGCTGCCACTGTGCCCAGAGCTATGACAAAGCTAAGCTAGTGCCACTGATACACTGTCAGGGCTCACAGAAGGGATGCCCAGACGTCGGCAATTTACAGCCATGCAATGGGctaaaatacttaaaatgagTGAAACCGAGTCTCCTTATAAGTAAGTTCCcctgagtttatgattaatctctctatccaaaactttattcccttccTCGGTCCCTCTGACCTCAATCCTGTAGTAACTGCACACTAATCAACCAGAGTCAGAGGACTGAAATTGCTGTTGTTGATAGCATCATTGACGCACAGACTCAGGTTGTTTCTCCCGGGCAATGTGAGCTGACAGACACACCCGGCCCCAGCCGCCCCTATCACGGACAGCCAGACCAGAGACGTAAATCTTAGGCATCCTGACTCCAGaaactacaaataagaaatgtcaCAAGATGATGATTAACCTcagcttctttgttcttctcctttaaGAAAACCTCTAACTCGCAGACCAGGTGGGAGTGGATCTGAGGCTTGTCACCCACACCCTTGCTTGGCGCCCTGACATAAACCCTTACTTTGCCGTAAACACCTGCTGTCAGAGTTTGGCTTTCTGTACTGCGGGCACACGAGCCCTTGCTTGGTTACATCAATATGACAAATGAAATAGTGCTTGAATAAAATTCAGTCTTGGCTAGCCAATCTTTAAAAGGCTAGCTAGATCATTATGGTGCTGACACACAGTTTAACTTGTTGTAAGACCGCTGTaacaaaaagagaagggaaaactcCATAAATATTCAAGCACATCTATACTCTTTGCCACTGAACTGCAGAATACTAAATAATTCTGTCAGTTGTTCAGTAACATTCAAGCCCCATCCTTCTAATCTGTAATTAGCTAAGCGGTCCCAAGACCAAATTACATCGTACTTAAGAGCATGATGAAGATGAGACTGTAGACAAGATCACAACTGATGGCTGCACTTGACAAATTTACCCTGCAGGTCACAGGCTTTCACCAAAGAAACCCGCTCATGCATGTACGACTTTGTAGGTTTGGGAACTAAACTAGCACATGCTTGGATTAGTCTCATGGGCAGAATCCTCATAGGATATTTCACTGATGCATCAGAAACCTTTACTAAACTCTCTGTGATCTTTGTCAGATTTTTACCCAAAAGGATTCCGAAGGCTTTACTTAATTTTGGAAAGGGCTGACCCCAAGATTAGTAGCTCTTTGAGATTTGGCCACTTTTTAGCCAAAGGGATGTGCAAGTCTTTGTTAGAATTATGCACTAATGGTTTGGGGCCAACTAACACCATCGTCCTAAAGGacaaaggaggggagaggagagagttgATTTGAAAACcccaacaatatttttaaatttcttgtattGTCTGCTTTATGATATTCTGAGAACTCTGACAAGCTTTCCTCTTTGGCCGTTTTTTAGGTGAAAGGGTTACTGCTCATTGTTTCCCACTGTGTGATGAATATACGATCCAGCCAGACACGAGTTTCCAAAGGCTGTGTGCAGTTGCTGATCTGACTGCATTTCTTATACTAATGTAACCAATTTCATTGAAAGACAACAGGAAGATTCCATTGTGAAAAATgcttgaaaagtgaaaaataatgtttaagtAACCTCTTTACCGATGCAATTATTGCGCTGAGGACAATCATTAAAAaaccaacatttaaaattttaaattatctgtgTCTCTGCTGAAATAGATATGATAAAATACTATACTGTTAGTGCAAGTTTTTTTTCTGGAgttcattattaattttacttttaataattccTGTCACTATGTCCACAGTGGGACATTCTTGGTCCAAATCAAAACTAATTAAAAGTTATTTAGGGAACACAGTGAATAACATTGTTTAACAGTTAGCACCTCTCAGAATAGAAACTCAAGCAGCTGacaaaaagaaattggaaaaatatgcatagttttgcctcttccagatGACAGCCAAGACTGAAGTTTGCTTATGTAACCAATACAAACCCAGGATCCTACATGGTCCAGTCTTGGACCCAGCCCTGCAAGAAATGTAATCAAAACAATTCAAATCTTTTCTGTCTCTTGAGAAGATGCCAAAGGTAGGAGTGTAATTTTAACTCTCCAACAAAGTTCTCCAAGTCCTTTTTGGAGTCCTCTCTCTTTGACcagctctttctcctctctctcccttcacaGCTCCAGATACCCAGCCCttggcttttctctctccactccctctttctctgctccagttTTTCATTTGTCATTCAACTTGGCCTCCCAGGCTCCTTTAGTTTTCCTTCAGACTGCTATTACCCAGACTCTGGGTGACAAAGAAAAGTTCAAAACACACCCTCTGTTATAGGCAAAGGCTGGGAACAGGACATGTTTGGTTTTGCATCAGATTCATTTTCCTTGATTTGTGTCTGTCCCAGAGGATGTGAGAAGCCGGTTACAGAAGGATTTTGTCATCAAAGCATTTCCTGATTAATCAAATATTTAGACCCTGGAGCTGCAGGGGCTAAGGCCTTGCTGCAGTTCCGGTGAACTTTGCTCTGTCTTATAGGCACAGTGCACACTTCTGCCCTGAGTCACGTGTCAGTGTGCACCCGGGAATCAACATATCCTCTGAGGCTCAGAACTCCTCTCTCCCTATACTGTATATATGTAGATAAAATCTCACATAAGCTTTCCTTTTAGAaggagaatacacacacacacacacacacacacacacacacacacacacacactttttttaagTCCAAGTGTAGTTGCTCCACATGAGGCAAGGATGGGAGGCAAGGAGCACCACCCCAAGGCCACACCTCCCCTCTGAGGGGCCTCCTGGAGCACCGTTTGGACCATGAGTGTAGTGGCCAGAGGACTACATTTGAAACTAGAAATATCTCGGCTACTTACGACCTAAGTGGGCTTGGACACGTTCACACACACCCAGCGCCCTGGGTGTCTGTGAGAGTGAAATGGGAGAGACGGATAGATCTCTGCAAACGGCGATTTCCTCCATACCAGGAGTCTCAAAGggacaaaggagagagagagagtaaaggtGGATGAGGGCAAATCCCTCCCAGCCTCTGGAAAAAAACAGCACCAGGATGGGGTGGACCCATGGTAACCGGGCAGCAACCTGCTTTGTATGTCATCAGAAACATTTCTGTAACCTAAGGATTACAGATCCAGTAATTCTGAACTGCTGGGCACTGAgcttggttgaaaaaaaaaaaattgcattaaaagAAACTGACCATTTTAGACAGAATGAGACAACTACAGAGGCGGGTCACTTGCTACGAACTGGATAAAATCCCAGGGGCGGAAGACGTCCAGATTTTCAAAGGAGTTTCATTTAGCTCTTGAGCTGTCCAGTAAGGATTCCGGGGAACTGTAAACTATAAAATGGACTCCAGCAGGGGCTGAGCGCTGACCCCTCTTTCCCGACTCTCCTGAGGGGAGACGACTGCTCCAGGGTCCCCAGAAACACATCTGAGCCGCCTGTCTTCACGTCTCAGGGTGGACGGCGCCCCAGCAGGCCCTGGGGACCAAGAGCGGTGCTCCAGGCGGGAGAGCCGCCCCACCGCCCCTTCAGTGACCTGCTGTTGCCGCCTGCTGGCCGCTGGAAGGAGGCTCTCCGTGCTGGGAACAGGAGGGTTTGGCTAAGGGGTAGCCAGCCTCCTGGGAGACACACCAAAATATAGACACAGACTGAGggttttctccaaagaagtgaCCTTGGAAGGATCCACAACTATTCCAGTCACTAAACCACCCAAGAAGGTGGACTTTTGTAAAAGCGGTACCCTTCATTCAGGCATTATTTAGTCCATGACAAGCACTTTTGTAGCTATATGCCGGAAACCCTGAAAGGCATGGGGGCGATTGACTGTCACCCCTCATtctacccccaaatgacatgatcAGTGTGATCCTCTCCCCTATGCACTGAATTAAGCTTTACATGTCATCATTCCGTCATGAATAGTTACTAACCGAATGCCTACCATGGGACAGGTTCCAAAAGCCGAGGATACAGCAGGGAACAAAATCAGGGTGCTGTCTCTGCACTCGCTGGTCAGCAATctagggagagagacagacattaATCAGATCATCACACAAATAAGTGTAACAGCACACAACTGTGATAGgtgtattagaaaaatataattttgataagGACAGATCTGAATGGCTTTGACCAATTCTAAAATGGAGATTTGGGCTATTTGATAtacatgaaaattatttaaaatcttttcatccTTTGACCCGGTACTTCTACTTTTAGGAGTTTATCTTAAGGCAACAATCAGAAAATTGCCTAGTTTATAAGGATGTCCACTGCATGattttctataaaagaaaaaaaaattaaaaagtaaaggaaatcaTACAAAAGTCCAGGGATAAGGGATTGGTTAAACAAATTATCATATactcaaaaaaaaatagaatattctatagccattaaaaatgaaaacatagagaCACATTATTTGACTGGGAACCTATTTATTATATACTCTGTAAGTTATGCGAAAGTATATATAGTAAATCTCACTTTTGGCAGCATTTTCGTGGGTGTCCTCTCCCAGCTCCCTACTGCacaatgtttcttttcttgttacCATGGGGCCCTTGTGATCATTATGCAAACAtgctgttctttttctcatcCCCCCAAAAGGGCACAAAACAAACTTCTGTTGAGGACTTCTCTCACCAGCTACAACCGCATTTCCTTGTAACACTTTGCAGTAAAGCCCCTCTAATTACTCCTCTCTTAAACCTACTCTAGTCAGGTTTTGTACATGTCAAGGTCACCAGTGGCCGCCATATTCCTAAGCCCCGTGGTCATTCCCATCCTCATCTCATGCGCTCCATCAGCAGCATTTAACACAGCGGGCCACACCTTCTTCCCGGCAGAGCTCTTCACCTGGCTTCCAGCACCCCACCCCTTCTTGGATCTTCTCCCGCCTCAGTGCTTCCTCCTTTTCAGTGTTTTGCTgcatcctcctcttcttcccaactcttttttcaattgaggtatagttaatttacaacattatataagtttcaagCGTACAACATAGAGATTCATAATTTTGacaagttatactccatttatagttattataaagtactGGCTatgttccctttgctgtacaatagatccttgtagcttatttatttcatacacagtagtttgtaccttctAATTCCCTACCCCCATcttgccccttcctccttccctctccgcagtggtaaccactagtttgttctctacatctgtgagtctgctgcttttttgtcatattcaccagtttgttgtgttctttagattccacatataagggataccATACAGGATTTGTCTCCctctgtctgagttatttcactaagcatgacaccctccaagtccatccatgttattgcaaatggcaaatttccttcttttttgtgcctgagtagtattctattgcatACATagaccacatctttatccattcatctcttggtgGACacatgttgcttccatatcttggctgttgtaaataatgctgctatgaacattggtgtgcatgtatcttctcaaattagtgttttcattttctttgggtatatagccaggagtgggattgctgaatcatatggtaactctattttagttttttgaggaacctccatactgctttccatagtggctgtacccatttacattcctaccaacagtatatGAAGGTTcgcttttcttcacatccttgccaacctttgttatttgtgatcttttgatgatagccattctgacgggtATGAGGccatatctcattgtggttttgaagtTAGTTCTCTTCTCTGCCTGTACTCATTCCTTTGATCTTATCTTGTCGTGGTTTTAAGCACTGTTTACCATAGTCTAGACCTCTCCTCTAAACTCCTGACTCTTAAATCCAAATGCCTGCTCAGATTTCTAATAGACATCTCAAACTAACAGAACTCatgattttcttcccttttaaccTGCTCCATCCACAGCCTTCCTTAATCCATTTGTTGGCACCTAAAGCCTTCCTAATGCTCAAGCCAAAACCCTGGAAATCATCTTTAATCATTACCCTCTCTTTCTTTTGCATCCAGTTTCAATCCTTCAGGAAATCCCATCAGCCCTAGTGTCAAAATATAGTTGCCAGATCCAAGTACTTCTCATCGCCCTCACTGCATTCCCTCTGGTCTCATCCACCACCATCCACCGCCTGGATTCCTGCGCAGCTCCTAACTTGTCTCCCCTACAGTCTCTTGTCACCACAGGAGCCAGAGCTGCCCTTTTACAACATgtgtcagatcatgtcactcctgcTCAAAACCCTTCAGGGGCTCCGCATCTCACACAGAGTAAAAGTCTACAGGATGCGCTGcgtcccctctccccccaggctGCTCTCTGACCTCATCCTCTGGccagctccccatcactcactctgctccagctggGCTGGCTTCTTTGCTGTCTTCAGCACACCAGGCGCATTCCCTTCAGGGACCTCTACCACTGCTCACTCCGCCTGGAACGCTCATCTCACAGATATCTGTGCTTCCTTCAAGTCCTTGTTCAAATGCCTCATCCTCATTGCCGCGTACCCTTGACCTACCACGTTTAGAATTGCAATCCCCTCTCCAGCTGCCCCGATTCCCCTTACTTTGccctactttttcctttttccatagcAATTTTCGCCCTTTAAGATATTAAACAATCCACTTATTATCTATGTATATGTTTGTTGACCATCTCTGCCAACTAGAATGCATTTTTTCCTGAGGAAGagaaatctttgttttatttgccGATGTATTCAAATGCCTaggactgtgcctggcacacagcaatgCCCAATGACAAAAATGTTTAACAAGTGAATGCATGAGCAGGACCCAGTCACAATGTATGTGGATGTCAAATCATCAcgttgtaccctttaaatatcttacaattttatttgtcaattatatctcgataaaactgcaaaaaaaatttCATCTCTTCCTGCAAATAGCATTTCCCTAGCAGTGGTTAATCCAGGAAaacctaaaaattaaaagaactctTTTGACTTCAAGTAACATAAAGCAGGGTTTGCGGATGGTGAAAATAAATGCACGAATACATAAATACAGACATAAACGCATGGAAAGAGCCTGAATGCATATAAAATAACCCATTAACCACAGATATTTCTGGTAGAAGGATAATgggtaaacatttttctttttgttcatctgttttccagtttttctataATAAAGTTGAATTACTTGAATAATAAAcctttcaatgaaaaaaatacgTTTCCTCCTGAGGATGATAgcagttttaataatttttttagtctCCAGTTCCGACAGTTCACACACAGACGAGAATAGGTAAGATGGTGGAAATGCGAAGCAGGCACCCACTCACATCATGGTGAAGATACCCTGTCCAGAGAGCGCGGGAAGTTCTGTCTAGATCAGCGTTCTCCCAGAGGCAGACCCAGCAAGGGGTCTATCAGAGAGGGGACAGGGTTGGGGAGAGTgagacagagaggagaaggaagccaATAAAGGCAGGGCCGTCAGGCCACTTCCACCACGGGCAACCAGGACTTCATCGCATGGACGAACTTGGGGATGCGGTGCAGAGCGTGTCTCACTTACCCCATCCAAGGGGGCAGTTTATCCTCCGACAGTGGTTGAGGGCTGTTTCTGGGGGCATTAACCCCCTTGCACGTCCACCATGTCCCCTGTGTTCTTACGGccagaaaaacacaaaagcaaaaccaaaagtaACCCCCTCGGGTAGAGGGCTGCAGGTGTGGGCAGTCAGTAGATTTCTCCAAGTCGTGTTGAAAGCCAAGGAGACGTGGCTGGGCGCGGAGAGGGTCTGCAAAGATTCCTTGGTTAAGTCTGTGATTTTGTTCTCTGGGCGGAGCTCCCTTGTCTATTGCGCTCGGTGGCTCCTGGATGTGTCCCCTGCCGGGTTCTTCCGGGTCCGTTACCTCCAAGGCCTCCCATGAGGTGAGCGATGCGGAGAGTGCCCTCTTGCGGAGACTGCGGAGGTTGTAGCTTGCTTTCTGCCAGTGCGTCTTTGGGCACCTAGGACTGCTTGAAGACTTGGGCAgccagagttttttgttttgttttgttttgttttaattttatttatttattatttttttgggcaGCCAGAGTTTTTGTAGTCTGAGTTCAAGAACTCTTTGGCCATACAAATCTTTCACATATTTAGTAAGCTTCTAAAATCTTTCTTTGCAGTCATTTTCACGTGATACTATGCACACCTAGGGTTCTTTACCAGACGCAATTCTCAAGCCCAATTTACCTCTTTGCATTCTAACCCCTAGGCTTCTCTCCTCCAACTTAACAAAAACCATCTTGCAGCCCTCTGGGGAAGAAATGGGCCTGAGTGTGAAGAGAGCACCCTTAAATGATTTTTGCTACAGTGGTGAGACTATTTGTTGACGTCCTAATGGGCTTTTGTTgctcaaagcctttttttttttccatgttatcACTTACTCTTAGGGTTCAAAGCAGCAGGCTCCAGATGTCTGGACTCATTCTATTCCCTTTCATTTCTGTTCTTGAACCAACCAATTGTTGCCTGAGCTTGACTCTTCCTTGTACAGACTCACTAAGCAAAGCCAACAAGaactgggaattctctggcagtccagtggttaggactgcgcaGTTCCACTGCgggggccatgggttcgatcccacaagccatgcggcaaggccaaaaaacaaaaacaaaaacaaaccctaacACTGACTTTGTGTTTTCCAACCTGTTCTAGAGCCACCAGCTTGATACATACTTTGCTCATGAAGAAATCCAGGACAACAGTTTAACTTGCTGTTATCATCTTTTCAGCCTCTAATACCAATTTTCTTGCCTTCCTCCGCTGTGCTGCATATGTTAGGATCCCCAATGCAAGGGAGTAAACTTTGTATTAATAATGGTAacacggggcttcctaggtgg
Coding sequences within it:
- the LOC130859242 gene encoding uncharacterized protein LOC130859242 encodes the protein MAPAVELRSPNHWTAREFPVLVGFAYLRKRALSASLTSWEALEVTDPEEPGRGHIQEPPSAIDKGAPPREQNHRLNQGIFADPLRAQPRLLGFQHDLEKSTDCPHLQPSTRGGYFWFCFCVFLAVRTQGTWWTCKGVNAPRNSPQPLSEDKLPPWMGLLTSECRDSTLILFPAVSSAFGTCPMSRSIHQPTDHRSAASGHIIA